GTATTGTGTACAGGCTTATAGACCAAATTGCTGCAAACTGaaaacaaataaattcaataagaTTAACACATGCTATTGTTATTtccaaataaatgaaattaaaaacagATTTGTACATTACAACTGTCACTTGTAATCTCATAGTTGATGTTAACAGCTTAGTAGATGATTTAATTGATGTAGCATTAAGCGATATTTAAGTTAATCGAAATATTGTAATACTTTGAAAATACTTACACAAATTACAATGTGATCGCTCCATCGTTCTATGCTCTTTGGCTCATATGACTTCTGAAATCAATTGAAGATTCATAACCTACATGCAACAACTGTGATGAATCGCATATAACTATTTATACTTACGTCGACCAAACGACCGATCCACGTTATTTCATAAACTTTAAAAAGCCGAGGACTAAATGTACATTTCCAAAGTGTACTAATGAAAGACATCTCGCATTGGTTTAAAATTCTTCACAGAAGTCTGTGTTTTGAATTACCTATGTAAAATACGATGTAATGTAAGAGCGACTTAACCGATCACCATGCTTGCATGACAAGAGAAAATAAACTATGTATGTAATATCATTAGCGACGTATGTAGTCGTTAAATATCAGTAAAATAGGTTAAAGGAAAAAAGTCTGATTAACCTTTGGTCACAATTAAAGTCAATTCTATTCAAATGTGAAAACATCATTGCCGGAGATCACTATGAAATTAattacactaaaattaaataaattttgcaaataTTAAATATGTATGACAATTATactttcaataaatattttctatgcCGCACCACGATTGTAAACAAAATATGCGAATAGAATCTTGTAGTCTGACAAAATCGTATATACAGTTTTCATCTAaatctaaatatatatatttgttacgCGTTTTTTGTATCTCTGGCATGTTTTCAATGTTCGTGTCGAATAATCCATATCAATGAAAGCGATCTAACGATCGACGTAtgacaaaaaaatattccaaacaTGATtcgttatttataaaaaattgaaatgtaaattcgaaataatatatttttacactttTCAAATGTCGCGGTCACATGACTTGGATTGATAAAATGGTAAAAACTGGATCGCAATTAGCATTCAATAAATTGTTTTGTAcggaaaaaaatcagaaagtatTATGAAAACTGACATTTAACAGCATCGAAGGAACATTTACGAGCGTGGCATTGAATGACAAATTTGAGAGATACCTTCAAGAGTGTTCGCGGAAAATTGGACAATTTTGGTGCGGGTCGATTTTAGGTCGCACATTAGATCGTGCTTTTTGGAACGTAGAGAGAACTTACTGGAAGATTCATAGCAAGTATAATATACCGCACAGTAGTTACATGCATTGCGTGCGACATCGATAATATAATTCTTGAGTGTTGCTATTATAACAGACTTGTGCAGCATGTCAGACTGGGACACGGCTCCTATTACTCTTCGTAAACGTCCTCCAAAGGCATCGGTACTTAAATCGGAACAGGTAACATTATTTGACTGAAATTTCGGTGTATTTCGTTCGAAACATACAGTAACCACATGATTGTGTAATTGTGTTTATTTACAGGCGGTGAATGCAGCACGTCGTCAAGGATTCGCGGTTGAAACACAAGCAAAGTGTGAGTACAGTTTCTTTGAAGGAgctttaagaaataaaaaaactgTAATACAAAGTGCTATTTGGTTTGCAATGGCTTTATTCGTACATAAAACACTATAAAGATGGCAATGACAACTAATGCAACAGTGTGTATACAAAGATAATACGACGCAATatgcaacaataaaaatataaagaagtGAATTCTTGTGCTGTTTTctgtgataaataaattaaaaatatattttatacttctTATAGGGGGTGGAGGAGCAAACAGACAACATGTAACAACTAAAAACACTGCAAAATTAGACAGAGAGACTGAGGAATTGAAGCATGACAAAATTCCATTGGATCTTGGTAAATTAATTCAGCAAGGACGGCAGAATAAAGGAATGTCCCAAAAAGATCTTGCAACAGtaagtatttttaattatttacatatacaggtaaccctcctattacacggtagataggttcctaagAAAATGCTGTGTTGTATGAGATCCACAGCCAGTACAAAAAGCTAGGTTACGTACAggtagcgaaaccgtgttataagatgctatgttgtaggagggttacctgtattCGAATGTTTTCATATTTCTATTCATGGACATATAGACATATATACTCcttttattattgttatataGAAAGTAAATGAAAAGGCACAAGTCATCAATGACTACGAAGCAGGTCGTGGTATACCCAATCAAATGGTAATTGGTAAAATTGAGCGAGTATTAGGAATAAAGTTGCGTGGGAAAGATCGTGGCAAACCAGTAACAACCCCCGGGACAAAAAAGTGAATCTCGGGGGGGCGaaacaaattttaactttataCCCTTATGCATTGTTCCCTAAACAgaactgtaaaaaatattgtagGATTTCTATTGTGTGAAAATTACAAGCACCTAATACTTTGAACTGTCGACAAAACTGTTAATTTATCTTTATATGccattttgttatatttttaaatacacGCCATTGATTCTATTATAAAACAGATTTATTATTTCATCTTCTTGAATGTCGATTCAGGTAGGCTAAACAACATTGTATTAATGCAAATAACGTAATGAGGTTGTTGCTATGTATATACGTATAGATCAGTGATCAATTTTATAATGGttaaaaaatagaatttatatatAGACATATGCATTCATAAGCATCATATCTCAGTATATTTGCATATAGagactaaaatattaatttataatgtAGCAATATTTCACCATACATCATACAGTAGCTTGTATATAAAAGAAATtactaaataaatattaattacactgttcagtgttatttttattcgtaCAGAAACCTggtaatacattatttttatcttaattaattaatctctTCGCAATGCAAAGCTTGACTCTTTTATACCATCCTTTGTTACAATTTTGATACTTATAGAATCACCTGTATAAATATCTCTTTCGGCAGCCGAAATAAAGACAtcttttattattgaaactgcTCTTTCCTCAGTTAAGGGAACATGTTCAACACCTTCTTGATTTTTAAATCCAACCTGCAAGaaatacaatacaattaatTGACTGAAATATAGTCAATAAAATATACgcttttacaatatatttattatacctGATTGTCAAGAAGAGGTTGTAAAAGTGCACCTGCAGAACCACCTGCTCTATACTTCGTTACCTCACAATGTCCAATGGGATCATAACAGTACACACAACCTTTACCTTCATGGTCTATTCCGCCAATAATATTACTAATGTAATATGGAAAGAAGCGTTTGTAATATAACATTGTTGATAACATTTGTGCTACTGCTGGTGTTGTCATTTCCTTCTGGTGTTCATGTTTGTACATCTATGTCAGGAGAAATGAGAATAGTAATGAATAATTCCATAACTTTTAAATATAATaagtatatataaataatataatgttgaaaacattattttttcatatgttACCTTTGTATATCTTACtattatttacaagaaaatttgataaataatcAGTTTGAAAATTAGATGCATTTAGAAAGTTTACCTGCATACGAGCAGACAAAAGACGAGTCAGAGTAAGTGTGTCACACCAACAGCCAGAACACCCTAAGACAGTCGTCTTCGACAGAGGAAATAATTTCTGTTGTTCTCGAGTGTAAATAGAAAATCCTGTGCTAAGACGCGTGTCCGCTGCTATTACACAGAAATCATCTCCGGCAAGGGCTATGACACTCCTGCAATCAAAAAGGAGAATAACCATTTAgcaatatttaagaaataatgttgcttttaataaaaatgattaaaattagaataatgTGCTTACAACATCGAAATACTTAGATTTCTTTGTTTTTAAAC
This window of the Halictus rubicundus isolate RS-2024b chromosome 9, iyHalRubi1_principal, whole genome shotgun sequence genome carries:
- the Prosbeta6 gene encoding proteasome beta6 subunit, with the protein product MALSTENPNRSLPDYETQAAKMRSFSPYADNGGSVIALAGDDFCVIAADTRLSTGFSIYTREQQKLFPLSKTTVLGCSGCWCDTLTLTRLLSARMQMYKHEHQKEMTTPAVAQMLSTMLYYKRFFPYYISNIIGGIDHEGKGCVYCYDPIGHCEVTKYRAGGSAGALLQPLLDNQVGFKNQEGVEHVPLTEERAVSIIKDVFISAAERDIYTGDSISIKIVTKDGIKESSFALRRD
- the Mbf1 gene encoding multiprotein bridging factor 1 — translated: MSDWDTAPITLRKRPPKASVLKSEQAVNAARRQGFAVETQAKWGGGANRQHVTTKNTAKLDRETEELKHDKIPLDLGKLIQQGRQNKGMSQKDLATKVNEKAQVINDYEAGRGIPNQMVIGKIERVLGIKLRGKDRGKPVTTPGTKK